A section of the Neisseria dumasiana genome encodes:
- the proB gene encoding glutamate 5-kinase — protein sequence MRVENISHARLIVVKVGSSLVTAEGKGIDQNALNQWADQITALMKKGVDVVFVSSGAIAEGIKRLGWPKRPTALNELQAAAAVGQMGIAQAYETAFRPHKVHTAQILLTHEDLSNRTRYLNARSTLRTLLEKGIVPIINENDTVTTDEIKLGDNDTLGALVANLVDADALIILTDQQGLYDSDPRKNPQAQFIRSISAEHPELEKMAGGAGSGVGTGGMYTKVLAAKRAALSGAATVVASGREPEVLIRLLEGESIGTLFFSSHSRVAARKQWLLGHVQQAGKITVDDGAAKALTEGRRSLLPVGCLRVDGHFHRGELVAVLNTEGKEIARGLVNYSSGEIAKILRTPSERIIAKLGYINEEELIHRDNMALHW from the coding sequence ATGCGTGTAGAAAATATATCCCATGCCCGTTTGATTGTTGTAAAAGTAGGCTCGAGTTTGGTTACGGCCGAAGGAAAAGGCATAGATCAAAACGCACTTAATCAATGGGCCGATCAGATCACTGCCTTAATGAAAAAAGGTGTCGATGTAGTGTTTGTATCCAGCGGAGCGATTGCAGAAGGCATTAAGCGTTTGGGTTGGCCGAAACGTCCTACCGCATTAAACGAATTGCAGGCCGCCGCCGCAGTAGGTCAAATGGGCATCGCGCAAGCTTACGAAACCGCGTTTCGGCCACATAAGGTGCACACCGCGCAAATTTTGCTGACACATGAAGATTTAAGCAACCGCACCCGTTATCTCAATGCCCGCAGCACATTGCGTACTCTGCTTGAAAAAGGCATTGTGCCGATTATTAACGAAAACGATACGGTTACCACCGACGAAATCAAGCTGGGGGACAACGATACTTTAGGAGCATTGGTGGCCAATCTTGTTGATGCCGATGCCTTAATTATTCTCACCGACCAACAAGGCTTATATGACAGCGATCCCCGCAAAAATCCTCAGGCGCAGTTTATCCGCAGCATTTCGGCCGAGCACCCCGAATTAGAAAAAATGGCAGGCGGTGCAGGAAGCGGGGTCGGCACCGGCGGTATGTACACCAAAGTGCTGGCAGCAAAACGTGCAGCTTTGAGCGGAGCGGCAACGGTAGTGGCTTCAGGGCGGGAACCGGAAGTTTTGATTCGTTTGCTCGAAGGAGAAAGCATCGGTACATTGTTTTTCAGCAGCCACAGCCGAGTGGCGGCCCGTAAACAATGGTTGCTGGGGCATGTTCAGCAGGCAGGAAAAATTACAGTGGACGACGGAGCAGCCAAAGCACTAACCGAAGGGCGCCGCAGCTTATTGCCGGTGGGTTGCCTACGGGTAGATGGTCATTTCCATCGCGGGGAGTTGGTTGCGGTATTGAATACCGAAGGTAAAGAAATAGCCAGAGGTTTGGTCAATTACAGCAGCGGTGAGATTGCTAAAATTTTACGCACGCCGTCTGAACGGATTATTGCCAAACTCGGTTATATAAATGAAGAAGAGTTGATACACAGAGATAATATGGCTCTTCATTGGTAG
- the udk gene encoding uridine kinase, whose amino-acid sequence MKKPIIIGVAGGSGSGKTTVSQAIYREFSGSPITIIEQDYYYKNQPELPIEERKKQNYDHPSAYDNDLLLNHINLLLARKAVDIPQYDYTNYMRHSETKYQEPVDVIIIEGILALYDERIRNLMDIKLFVDTDADLRFIRRMLRDIQERGRSVESVVKQYTEQVRPMHNQFVEPTKRHAHIIIPCDEQNNVAIDVLIAKISTVLRERIDLS is encoded by the coding sequence ATGAAAAAACCTATTATTATCGGCGTAGCCGGTGGCTCGGGCTCGGGTAAAACAACGGTATCTCAGGCAATTTACCGTGAATTCAGCGGCAGTCCGATTACCATTATCGAACAAGACTATTATTATAAAAATCAGCCCGAACTGCCTATTGAGGAGCGTAAGAAGCAGAATTACGACCATCCTTCTGCCTACGACAATGATTTATTGCTTAACCATATAAATCTGCTGCTGGCACGCAAAGCGGTGGACATTCCGCAATATGACTACACAAACTACATGCGCCATTCGGAAACCAAATACCAAGAACCGGTAGATGTGATTATTATCGAAGGTATTTTGGCTTTATATGATGAAAGAATCCGAAACTTAATGGATATCAAGCTGTTTGTGGATACTGATGCCGATTTGCGCTTTATCCGCCGAATGCTGCGCGATATTCAGGAACGCGGACGCTCGGTGGAATCGGTAGTTAAGCAATACACGGAACAAGTCCGCCCTATGCACAACCAATTTGTCGAACCGACCAAACGTCACGCCCATATTATCATTCCGTGCGACGAACAAAATAATGTGGCCATCGATGTATTGATAGCCAAAATCAGCACGGTATTACGGGAACGCATCGATCTTTCTTAG
- a CDS encoding ParB/RepB/Spo0J family partition protein: MAKPKGGLGRGLDSLISNNIDDGGNDRLTTVAVSDIQPGRYQPRVQMDDEALHELAESIKAQGVIQPVIVRERGLSQYELIAGERRWRASQLAGLTEIPVVIKSISDETALAMGLIENLQRENLNPIEEARGLKRLADEFSLTHETIAKAVGKSRSAISNSLRLLGLPEPVQDMLYQRRLEMGHARALLTLPVVDQLLLAQKAVKNGWSVREVERRSQMLQQGHKPAASKKINPDIRRLNEAITNKLGVNAEVQSRNQKKGKIVLYFDTPETLENLLQQLGIDYDY; encoded by the coding sequence ATGGCAAAACCCAAAGGCGGCTTGGGCCGCGGTTTAGATTCTCTTATCTCCAACAACATTGACGACGGCGGAAACGACCGCTTAACAACCGTAGCCGTGTCTGATATCCAGCCGGGCCGCTATCAGCCCCGAGTACAAATGGATGACGAGGCTCTGCATGAATTAGCAGAATCTATCAAAGCGCAGGGCGTGATACAGCCCGTGATTGTGCGTGAAAGAGGCTTATCGCAATATGAACTGATTGCAGGCGAGCGGCGTTGGCGTGCCAGCCAGCTTGCCGGTTTGACTGAAATTCCGGTCGTTATTAAAAGCATTAGCGATGAAACAGCTCTAGCCATGGGTTTGATTGAAAATCTCCAGCGCGAAAATCTTAACCCCATTGAAGAAGCGCGCGGTTTAAAACGCTTGGCCGACGAATTCAGTCTCACGCATGAAACCATCGCCAAAGCCGTAGGAAAAAGCCGCAGCGCCATATCAAACAGCCTGCGATTGCTCGGTTTGCCCGAGCCGGTTCAAGATATGCTTTATCAACGCCGTTTGGAAATGGGCCATGCCCGTGCATTATTAACCTTGCCGGTTGTCGATCAATTATTGCTGGCTCAAAAAGCAGTGAAGAACGGATGGTCGGTACGGGAAGTCGAACGTCGCAGCCAAATGCTGCAACAAGGGCACAAACCCGCCGCATCAAAAAAAATAAACCCCGATATACGCCGTCTGAATGAAGCGATTACCAACAAACTGGGTGTGAATGCGGAAGTTCAGAGCAGAAACCAGAAAAAAGGCAAAATCGTTTTATATTTTGATACCCCTGAAACATTAGAAAATCTCTTACAGCAGCTGGGCATCGATTACGATTACTAA
- a CDS encoding ATP synthase subunit I — protein MNKILYVQLAALAIVAFVCAVVSGESGFWSALAGGLNYLLPSAAAVLLLKLFKPYPHLAGKIFLFGEGLKVMLALVLMIVTFAIWHETLKFLPYIAGLFVVSHLVFLALLRVRDYGR, from the coding sequence ATGAATAAGATTTTATATGTGCAGTTGGCTGCGTTGGCAATAGTTGCTTTTGTGTGTGCGGTAGTCAGTGGAGAAAGCGGATTTTGGTCGGCCTTGGCAGGCGGCCTGAATTATTTGCTGCCTTCCGCAGCAGCGGTATTACTTTTAAAACTTTTCAAGCCCTACCCCCATTTGGCCGGAAAAATCTTTCTGTTTGGAGAAGGTTTAAAAGTAATGCTGGCATTAGTGTTAATGATCGTGACCTTTGCAATTTGGCACGAAACGCTAAAATTTTTACCCTATATAGCAGGGTTATTTGTAGTCAGCCATCTGGTTTTTTTAGCATTGTTGAGAGTTAGAGACTATGGCAGGTGA
- the atpB gene encoding F0F1 ATP synthase subunit A, which produces MAGESMTAADYIKHHLQSLTSLQDVTQGQGLKNIADFSFINLDAVFFAVVLGIIGSFFLWRGAKKATAGVPGRFQAAVEILFEFVDDMCKSIVHNEQSRKFVAPLGLTLFVWIFLMNAMDLLPVDLLPLGWQMATGEHHALLRVVPTADLNTTLAMAIGVLLICIFYNIKIKGFGGWMHEMFTAPFGPMLAPANFILNIVEFLSKTVSHGMRLFGNMYAGELVFLLIALLGGAWAVSGSVGIMDPIMFVFHILAGLVWAIFHILVITLQAFIFMALAFVYIGQAHDAH; this is translated from the coding sequence ATGGCAGGTGAATCGATGACTGCTGCAGACTATATCAAGCACCATTTACAAAGCTTGACCAGTTTGCAGGATGTAACCCAAGGGCAAGGCCTTAAGAATATCGCTGATTTTTCCTTCATCAACTTAGATGCCGTATTTTTCGCGGTTGTGTTGGGTATCATAGGCAGCTTTTTCTTGTGGCGCGGAGCAAAAAAAGCTACTGCCGGAGTACCCGGCCGTTTTCAGGCCGCAGTAGAAATATTGTTCGAGTTTGTGGACGATATGTGTAAAAGTATTGTTCATAACGAGCAATCACGCAAATTTGTTGCGCCGCTTGGTTTAACCTTGTTTGTGTGGATTTTCTTGATGAATGCCATGGATTTGCTTCCCGTGGATTTGCTGCCCTTGGGGTGGCAGATGGCTACCGGTGAGCACCATGCACTACTCCGCGTGGTTCCCACTGCCGACTTAAACACTACTTTGGCCATGGCAATCGGTGTTTTGCTAATCTGTATTTTCTATAACATTAAGATTAAAGGCTTTGGTGGTTGGATGCACGAGATGTTCACCGCCCCGTTCGGCCCCATGTTGGCTCCTGCAAACTTTATTCTGAATATTGTAGAGTTCTTATCCAAAACGGTATCACACGGTATGCGGTTGTTCGGTAATATGTATGCCGGTGAATTGGTATTCCTGCTGATCGCCCTTTTAGGTGGCGCATGGGCGGTATCCGGCAGCGTAGGAATCATGGATCCGATCATGTTTGTATTCCATATTCTTGCCGGTTTGGTATGGGCTATTTTCCATATTTTGGTTATTACCCTGCAAGCATTTATCTTTATGGCTTTGGCTTTTGTATATATCGGCCAAGCACATGATGCACACTGA
- the atpE gene encoding F0F1 ATP synthase subunit C: protein MGLIAIACGLIVALGALGASIGIAMVGSKYLESSARQPELIGPLQTKLFLIAGLIDAAFLIGVAIALLFAFVNPFAG, encoded by the coding sequence ATGGGTTTGATTGCTATCGCATGTGGTTTGATTGTTGCATTGGGTGCATTGGGTGCGTCCATCGGCATTGCCATGGTAGGTTCTAAATATTTGGAATCTTCTGCCCGCCAACCTGAATTGATTGGCCCGCTGCAAACCAAACTGTTCTTGATTGCCGGTTTGATTGATGCTGCGTTCTTGATCGGTGTGGCCATTGCTCTGCTGTTTGCTTTCGTTAACCCGTTTGCAGGCTAA
- a CDS encoding F0F1 ATP synthase subunit B: MNINATLFAQLIVFFGLVWFTMKFVWPPIAKALDERADKIAEGLAAAERGKSDFEQAEKKVAELLADGRNQVAEMVANAEKRAAKIVEEAKTQASTEAARITAQAKADVEQETNRAREALREQVAALAVKGAESILRSEVNAEKHAQMLSALKQEL; this comes from the coding sequence GTGAATATTAATGCAACCTTATTTGCGCAGTTAATCGTATTTTTCGGTTTGGTATGGTTTACCATGAAATTTGTGTGGCCACCTATCGCAAAAGCCTTAGACGAGCGCGCCGATAAAATCGCCGAAGGTTTGGCTGCTGCCGAACGCGGTAAGAGCGATTTTGAACAGGCAGAAAAGAAAGTTGCAGAACTCTTAGCTGATGGGCGTAACCAAGTTGCCGAAATGGTGGCAAACGCCGAAAAACGTGCAGCGAAAATTGTAGAAGAAGCAAAAACTCAAGCTTCGACCGAAGCTGCGCGTATTACAGCACAAGCTAAAGCAGACGTAGAGCAGGAAACTAACCGTGCTCGCGAAGCTTTGCGTGAGCAAGTTGCTGCATTGGCTGTAAAAGGTGCCGAATCCATTTTGCGTAGCGAAGTCAATGCTGAGAAGCATGCGCAAATGTTAAGTGCCCTAAAACAGGAGCTGTAA
- a CDS encoding F0F1 ATP synthase subunit delta: MAEFATIARPYAKALFGLAQEKNQIQSWLGGLKELASVVQQEKVAAFVEQPEQSVAEKADALAKLVDLSDSNLKNFVLVLAEQKRLQILPEVYAQFQDLTLALNQTKQAVIYSAYPLNESQLNDLTNELQQRFGTNLVATTQVDTSLIGGVKVEIGDQVLDLSLQGKLNALYTAMTN; this comes from the coding sequence ATGGCTGAGTTCGCAACAATTGCCAGACCCTATGCGAAAGCATTGTTCGGATTGGCACAAGAGAAAAACCAAATACAGTCTTGGTTGGGCGGACTAAAAGAATTAGCGTCTGTTGTGCAACAGGAAAAAGTTGCTGCATTTGTCGAGCAGCCGGAGCAAAGTGTCGCCGAAAAAGCAGATGCTTTGGCTAAGCTGGTTGATCTAAGCGACTCAAATCTGAAAAATTTTGTATTGGTGCTTGCCGAACAAAAACGCTTACAGATTCTCCCTGAAGTTTATGCGCAATTTCAAGACTTAACTTTGGCACTAAATCAAACAAAACAAGCGGTTATTTATAGTGCTTATCCACTAAATGAATCGCAGTTAAATGATCTGACCAATGAGTTGCAACAACGTTTTGGTACCAACTTGGTGGCTACTACTCAAGTAGATACGTCATTGATTGGTGGGGTCAAAGTTGAAATTGGTGACCAAGTACTGGATTTGTCGTTACAAGGTAAATTGAATGCTTTGTATACGGCTATGACAAATTAG
- the atpA gene encoding F0F1 ATP synthase subunit alpha, whose product MQLNPAEISDLIKAKIENLSVNAEIRTRGTVISVTDGIVRIHGLSDVMQGEMLEFPGNTFGLAMNLERDSVGAVVLGEYEHIKEGDEVKCTGRILEVPIGRELVGRVVNALGHPIDGKGPINTTLTAPIEKIAPGVIARQSVDQPMQTGIKSIDSMVPIGRGQRELIIGDRQTGKTAVALDAIVNQKGTGVICIYVAVGQKASSIANVVRKLEEYGAMEHTIVVAATASEAAALQFIAPYSGCTMGEFFRDRGEDALIVYDDLSKQAVAYRQISLLLRRPPGREAYPGDVFYLHSRLLERAARINADEVEKLTNGEVKGKTGSLTALPIIETQAGDVSAFVPTNVISITDGQIFLETDLFNSGIRPAINAGISVSRVGGAAQTKVIKKLGGGIRLALAQYRELAAFSQFASDLDEATRKQLLHGEVVTELMKQKQFSTLSTAEMALTLWGINNGSYEDVPVSKALAFEAEFLSYVRTQHPEVLEEINASGAMSDENEQVLTQAMKSFKSSYAYQA is encoded by the coding sequence ATGCAGCTTAATCCTGCTGAAATTAGCGATTTGATTAAAGCCAAAATAGAAAATTTGTCTGTCAATGCAGAGATCCGCACTCGAGGTACGGTAATTTCTGTTACAGACGGTATTGTGCGCATTCATGGCTTGTCAGACGTTATGCAAGGTGAAATGCTTGAATTCCCCGGCAACACGTTCGGTTTGGCTATGAACTTGGAGCGCGACTCCGTAGGTGCTGTCGTGCTGGGTGAATATGAGCATATTAAAGAAGGTGACGAAGTTAAGTGTACCGGTCGTATTTTAGAAGTGCCTATTGGTCGTGAATTAGTGGGTCGAGTTGTAAATGCCTTAGGCCATCCGATTGATGGTAAAGGTCCGATTAACACCACACTCACAGCTCCAATCGAAAAGATTGCACCGGGTGTTATTGCGCGCCAATCAGTAGATCAACCGATGCAAACCGGTATAAAATCAATCGATTCTATGGTACCTATTGGTCGTGGTCAGCGTGAGTTGATTATCGGTGACCGTCAAACGGGCAAAACAGCAGTTGCACTTGATGCGATTGTTAACCAAAAAGGTACCGGTGTTATTTGTATTTACGTTGCAGTAGGCCAAAAAGCTTCTTCTATTGCTAACGTGGTGCGCAAGTTGGAAGAATATGGTGCAATGGAACATACCATTGTAGTTGCAGCCACAGCTTCAGAGGCAGCGGCATTGCAATTTATTGCACCCTATTCAGGCTGTACCATGGGTGAATTTTTCCGAGACCGCGGCGAAGATGCATTAATTGTTTACGACGATTTGTCTAAACAAGCTGTGGCTTACCGTCAAATATCATTGCTGTTGCGTCGACCACCCGGTCGCGAAGCTTATCCTGGCGACGTATTCTATTTACACAGCCGTTTGCTTGAAAGAGCCGCACGTATTAATGCCGATGAAGTAGAAAAACTGACTAATGGCGAAGTAAAAGGCAAAACAGGTTCTTTGACTGCTCTCCCCATTATTGAGACCCAAGCAGGTGACGTTTCAGCTTTTGTACCAACTAACGTAATTTCTATTACAGACGGCCAAATCTTCTTGGAAACAGATTTGTTCAACTCTGGTATCCGTCCGGCAATCAATGCGGGTATTTCTGTATCACGAGTGGGTGGTGCCGCACAAACTAAAGTTATTAAGAAACTCGGTGGCGGTATCCGTTTGGCTTTAGCTCAGTATCGCGAACTGGCGGCATTCTCTCAGTTTGCTTCGGATCTTGATGAAGCTACTAGAAAACAACTTTTACACGGTGAAGTTGTGACTGAACTGATGAAGCAAAAGCAATTCAGCACCCTTAGTACGGCTGAAATGGCATTAACTTTGTGGGGTATCAACAATGGTTCCTATGAAGATGTGCCTGTTTCGAAAGCTTTGGCTTTTGAGGCTGAGTTCCTGAGCTATGTCCGTACGCAACATCCTGAGGTACTTGAAGAAATTAATGCTTCGGGTGCTATGTCGGATGAAAATGAACAAGTGCTGACCCAGGCTATGAAATCATTCAAATCTTCTTACGCTTATCAAGCCTAA
- the atpG gene encoding F0F1 ATP synthase subunit gamma produces MAVGKEILTKIRSVQNTQKITKAMQMVSTSKMRKTQERMRLARPYAEKVRLVMSHLAQTHSDHGVKLLEPHRSVQRVGFILITTDKGLCGGLNANVLKKFLAQVQEYQDQGIEVDVVCLGSKGLAACQRIGLNVIASVVNLGDTPRMEKLLGALTEIFQRYEKKQLDAIHLVYSGFVNTMRQEPRNEILLPIGQNTMESVSESSDYNWDYRYEPSPVAVLEYLVRRYLESVVYQALSDNMASEQAARMVAMKAATDNAGNAIKELRLVYNKSRQAAITTELSEIVAGAAAV; encoded by the coding sequence ATGGCAGTAGGAAAAGAGATTCTCACCAAAATCCGCAGTGTTCAAAATACTCAAAAGATCACTAAAGCGATGCAAATGGTGTCAACCTCTAAAATGCGGAAGACTCAAGAACGGATGCGTCTTGCACGTCCGTATGCTGAAAAAGTACGTTTGGTAATGAGCCATTTGGCTCAAACCCATTCTGATCATGGTGTCAAACTGCTTGAGCCGCATCGCAGCGTACAGCGTGTAGGATTCATCCTAATTACCACCGACAAGGGTTTGTGTGGTGGTTTGAATGCAAATGTGTTGAAAAAATTTTTAGCACAAGTTCAAGAGTATCAAGACCAAGGTATTGAAGTTGATGTGGTGTGTTTGGGCAGCAAAGGATTAGCAGCTTGCCAACGAATCGGATTGAATGTAATCGCCAGCGTTGTTAATTTAGGTGATACTCCGCGAATGGAAAAATTATTAGGAGCCTTGACCGAAATTTTCCAGCGCTATGAGAAAAAACAGTTAGATGCGATTCATTTGGTGTATTCAGGTTTTGTGAATACCATGCGCCAAGAGCCCCGCAATGAAATTTTATTGCCGATAGGCCAAAACACAATGGAAAGTGTGAGTGAAAGCAGTGATTATAATTGGGATTATCGCTATGAGCCCAGTCCTGTTGCTGTTTTGGAATATTTGGTCCGCCGCTATTTAGAGTCTGTGGTTTATCAGGCGTTAAGCGATAATATGGCTTCAGAGCAAGCCGCACGAATGGTAGCGATGAAAGCCGCTACCGATAATGCGGGTAATGCCATTAAAGAGCTGCGCTTGGTATATAACAAGTCGCGCCAAGCCGCGATTACCACGGAGTTGTCAGAAATTGTTGCCGGTGCTGCTGCTGTTTAA
- the atpD gene encoding F0F1 ATP synthase subunit beta gives MSQGKIVQIIGAVVDVEFSRDAIPHVYDALKLVDQDLTLEVQQLLGDGVVRTIAMGSSDGLKRGMSVMNTGSPITVPVGKATLGRIMDVLGNPVDEAGPVGADVKRAIHQEAPKFDELSSTTELLETGIKVIDLLCPFAKGGKVGLFGGAGVGKTVNMMELINNIAKAHSGLSVFAGVGERTREGNDFYHEMKDSNVLDKVAMVYGQMNEPPGNRLRVALTGLTMAEYFRDEKDENGKGRDVLFFVDNIYRYTLAGTEVSALLGRMPSAVGYQPTLAEEMGRLQERITSTQTGSITSIQAVYVPADDLTDPSPATTFAHLDATVVLSRDIASLGIYPAVDPLDSTSRQLDPMVLGQEHYDVARGVQSTLQKYKELRDIIAILGMDELSDEDKLTVMRARKIQRFLSQPFHVAEVFTGSPGKYVSLRDTIAGFKAILSGEYDHLPEQAFYMVGGIEEAVEKAKTVN, from the coding sequence ATGAGCCAAGGCAAAATCGTACAAATTATCGGTGCGGTAGTTGACGTAGAGTTTTCCCGCGATGCTATTCCGCATGTGTATGATGCCCTGAAGTTAGTTGATCAAGACTTGACTTTAGAAGTTCAACAGCTTTTAGGCGATGGAGTAGTGCGTACCATTGCGATGGGCAGTTCAGACGGCCTCAAGCGCGGAATGTCTGTGATGAATACAGGTTCGCCGATTACTGTTCCGGTAGGTAAAGCTACGCTGGGCCGTATTATGGACGTACTCGGTAATCCGGTAGATGAAGCCGGCCCTGTTGGTGCAGATGTAAAACGTGCTATTCACCAAGAAGCTCCCAAATTTGACGAGCTTTCAAGCACTACTGAATTATTGGAAACAGGAATTAAAGTAATTGATTTGCTTTGTCCTTTCGCCAAAGGTGGTAAGGTAGGCTTGTTTGGTGGTGCGGGTGTTGGAAAAACCGTAAACATGATGGAGTTAATTAACAACATCGCCAAAGCACACAGCGGCTTATCAGTATTTGCCGGCGTGGGTGAGCGTACCCGTGAAGGTAACGACTTTTACCATGAGATGAAGGATTCCAATGTATTGGATAAAGTAGCCATGGTTTACGGTCAAATGAACGAACCTCCGGGTAACCGTTTGCGCGTTGCTTTGACTGGTTTGACTATGGCCGAATATTTCCGTGACGAGAAAGATGAAAACGGCAAAGGTCGTGACGTCTTGTTCTTTGTGGATAATATCTATCGCTACACTTTGGCCGGTACGGAAGTATCTGCATTGTTGGGCCGTATGCCTTCGGCAGTAGGTTACCAGCCTACATTGGCAGAAGAAATGGGCCGTTTGCAGGAGCGTATTACTTCTACTCAAACAGGTTCGATTACATCTATTCAAGCAGTATATGTGCCTGCGGATGACTTGACAGACCCGTCTCCCGCTACAACTTTTGCTCACTTGGATGCAACTGTGGTATTGAGCCGTGATATTGCTTCATTGGGTATTTATCCGGCAGTAGATCCGCTTGATTCTACTTCTCGTCAATTGGATCCGATGGTTTTGGGTCAAGAGCATTATGATGTAGCCCGCGGCGTACAATCTACCCTGCAAAAATATAAAGAATTGCGTGATATTATTGCCATTTTGGGTATGGATGAATTGTCTGATGAAGACAAACTGACAGTTATGCGTGCGCGTAAAATCCAACGTTTCCTGTCACAACCGTTCCATGTTGCAGAAGTATTTACAGGTTCTCCGGGTAAATATGTTTCTTTGCGCGACACTATCGCAGGCTTCAAGGCAATTTTGAGCGGTGAATATGACCACTTGCCGGAACAAGCTTTCTATATGGTTGGCGGTATCGAAGAAGCCGTAGAGAAAGCGAAAACCGTAAACTAA
- a CDS encoding F0F1 ATP synthase subunit epsilon, with amino-acid sequence MSVMQVEVVSNEQNIYSGEASFVVVPTLAGELGIYPKHEPIMSLVRPGTLRLTVPGSAEEMLVAVSGGLLEVQPDKLTVLADVAVRSEEMDQARAEEAKKAAEACISQAADDDSLAKAHAALAAAIAQLKTLDYIRSQKNK; translated from the coding sequence ATGAGTGTCATGCAAGTTGAAGTGGTAAGTAATGAGCAGAATATTTATTCAGGGGAGGCTAGTTTTGTGGTTGTGCCGACCTTGGCTGGTGAGCTTGGTATTTACCCCAAACATGAGCCGATTATGAGTTTAGTCCGCCCGGGTACCTTACGTTTGACAGTACCGGGTTCTGCCGAAGAAATGTTAGTAGCGGTTTCAGGCGGCCTTTTGGAGGTTCAGCCGGATAAGCTGACTGTATTGGCCGATGTTGCAGTGCGTAGCGAAGAAATGGATCAAGCTCGTGCTGAAGAGGCTAAGAAAGCCGCAGAAGCCTGCATTTCTCAAGCTGCTGATGATGATTCACTGGCTAAAGCTCATGCAGCTTTGGCTGCAGCGATTGCGCAGCTGAAAACCTTGGATTATATTCGTTCGCAAAAAAACAAATAA